In Ostrinia nubilalis chromosome 12, ilOstNubi1.1, whole genome shotgun sequence, one DNA window encodes the following:
- the LOC135076787 gene encoding valacyclovir hydrolase, translating to MLIKTLNRLIPLSSKVRIICAPFSTNVLPKEDRIKVGNCNINYIKVGNGPHNVLCLPGALGSIWTDFRPQVEGFDREQFTLVAWDPPGYGKSRPPERDFPTDFYEKDAEYAHEFMKALGIPSYSLLGWSDGGISSMILAAKHPAAVRKMVVWGTNSFILPHELDLYQKIRDVNSWSKSMREPMIQVYGEELFAKYWAQWVDGMIALFRAKDGNICNEMLKDIKCPTFILYGEKDPMVDKVHASHLLTNITGSRLQLFRKGKHNIHIKYADEFNKSVQEFLLQP from the exons atgttaataaagaCTTTAAATAGATTAATTCCATTGAGCTCCAAAGTGCGAATTATTTGTGCTCCTTTTTCCACTAATGTATTACCAAAG GAAGACAGAATTAAGGTTGGAAATTGCAACATAAACTACATAAAAGTCGGCAACGGGCCCCACAATGTGTTATGCTTACCTGGCGCTCTCGGCTCCATCTGGACTGACTTCAGGCCGCAGGTCGAAGGCTTCGACCGGGAACAGTTCACGCTGGTGGCCTGGGACCCGCCAGGATACGGGAAGAGTCGACCACCTGAAAGGGATTTCCCGACCGATTTCTATGAGAAGGACGCCGAATACGCTCATGAATTTATGAAG GCGTTAGGTATCCCCTCGTATTCGCTGCTAGGCTGGAGCGACGGTGGCATTTCCAGCATGATCCTGGCGGCCAAGCATCCGGCCGCCGTGCGCAAGATGGTCGTGTGGGGCACCAACTCCTTCATCTTGCCTCACGAACTGGACTTGTATCAAA AAATCCGCGACGTAAACTCATGGTCGAAATCAATGCGAGAACCCATGATCCAAGTATACGGCGAGGAGTTGTTCGCCAAGTACTGGGCTCAGTGGGTGGACGGCATGATCGCTCTCTTCCGGGCCAAGGATGGCAACATCTGCAACGAAATGCTCAAGGACATCAAGTGTCCCACGTTCATACTGTACGGAGAAAAGGACCCGATGGTCGACAAAGTACACGCCTCGCATTTACTCACTAATATTACTGGTTCAAG GCTTCAACTATTCCGGAAAGGAAAGCACAATATCCACATTAAATACGCCGACGAGTTCAACAAAAGTGTACAAGAATTCCTCCTACAgccttaa